In Pseudomonas abieticivorans, the genomic window ATCAATGCCCCATTCAAGCGGCCGGGTGAGGCAGGGGGTGGCAAAGGTGTTGTCGGCCACGGTCAGGATCTTCGCCGCCTTGGCCACCTGCGCCACGGCCTGCAGGTCGACGATGCCGAGCATGGGGTTGTCCGGGGTTTCGGTGAATATCAGCCGGGTGTTGGGGGTGATCGCGGCCTGCAATTGGGCGGCGGTGGCCACGTGCAATGAGCGCACGCCGAAGCGTGGCAACAGGTTGCGCATGACCCCTTCGGTGCCGCCATATAGGGTGCCCACGTGGATCACCTCATCACCGGCCGACACCAGGGCCATGACCGTCGAGCAGATTGCCGACATGCCGCTGGTAAAGCCCACCGCGCTCTCGCCACCTTCCAGGGCAGCCATCTTGGCTTCGAAAACGGCGACCGTGGGGTTGGCGAAACGGCTGTAGACGTATCCCGGGCTTTCGCCGCAGAAGCGCCGCTCGCCGTTATCGAAGTCGCCGTAGGAGTAGGCCGAGGCGGTGCTGATGGGGGTGGCCACGGCGCCCGTGGTCGGGTCGGGTGTTTGCCCGGCATGCACCGCCAGCGTGCGCATGCCCAGTGTCGAATCCTTGCTCATGTGAAACCCCTTTTTAGTGGTTATCGCTTCACAGAGTAGACCTCGCGGCCAGGTATTCGTCGTGCAGCACCTGCACAAGTTCGCCGGCCGGCAAGCTGCGCGCGCGAGTCGCTCCGGTGCCGGCCCAGTGCGCGGCGAACTCGGGGGTGCCGGCCTTGCTGGCCGCCTCGATCAGCTTTTTGCCGGCGTTGTAGGCAATGCCAAAACCTGGCACCGGTGGGTGGCCTGGTGCGCCGACTTCCTGGATAAAGCGATTGACGATGCCCCGCGCTGGGCGCCCGGAAATCACCGTGGTAAGGCGCGTTTCAGAGGCCCTTGGGCTGGCGAGCATCTGCCGGTAGCCGGCGTTGGCGGCAGACTCCGGGCACAGCACGAACGCAGTGCCCAATTGCGCGGCGCAAGCGCCCAGGGCGAGCACGCCGGCCACGTCCTGGCCGTCCATCAGGCCACCAGCGGCGATCACCGGAACATCCAGGTGTTGCACCAATAGGCTGACCAATTGATGGGTGGTCAATTGCTGATCCACCGCCTGGGTGTCGAAAATCCCGCGGTGGCCGCCTGCCTCGAAGCCTTGCGCCACCACCATGTCGATCCCGGCTGCCTGGACCCGCAAGCCCTCTTCAAGGGAGGTGGCCGAAGCGAGCAGTACGATGCCGGCCGCCTTGAGGGCGTCGATGCACGCTTGTGGCGGCAACCCCAAGTGCAGGCTGACCACGGCGGGGCGTTCTTGCAGCAGTACCTGCAATTGCGCCTCGTCGTTGTACAGGCTTGAGTAAATGTCGTGGAGGGAGCCGGGCGTGGCAGCGCCGAGTTCGGCGAACCAGGGGTGCAGGTGCTTGAGCCAAGCCTGCTCGATGGCGGCGTTGGGCGTGGACGGCACCTGGCAAAACACGTTCACGTTAAACGGCGCGTCGGTCAGGCTGCGCAACTCGCCAATCATCGCGCGGCCTGCTTCGGCGTTCACCGCCGCAATCGAAATGGAGCCCAGGCCACCGGCATTGCTGACGCCTGCAGCCATGGCCGGTGTTGCCGTGCCCGCCATGGGGGCCTGGATGATCGGGGTGCCGATACCCAGCGTCTGGAGCGCGTCGTTCATGGGGGCAGTACTCGAGGGGGAGTGATGCAGTCCATCCTATGAGGGGGTGGGCTATTAATAAAGCCCGGGTGGCGGACTATCTGATATCAATTGGGTGCATATCAGTTAGGGGTTTGTCGAACCTGTACATCGTGACGCGATATATGATGCAGCGCGATATATTTGCTGTTGCAGAACCTGTGCCCAAGCGCAATTTCTTCCAATACCCCCACCCCCCGCTTCTGGCTTAATAGCGCCACTTTCGATCAGCGGACGTTTTTTGCATGCAGTTCACCAGTGGTTTTTTACTGAGCCTGTCGTTGTGCCTGGACATTGGCGTGGCCAACATCGCCATGATCACCCTGGCCATGCAGCGCGGTTACCTGCAGGGTTTCTGGCTGGGCCTGGGCACCTGTTTTGGGGATTTGTTCTACGCCATCCTGGCGCTGGCGGGCATGACCGTGCTGTTGCAGTACGAGTGGGTGCGCTGGGTGTTGTGGATTGGTGGGTCGGTGCTGCTGGTGTATTTTGCGCTGAAGATGATTCTGACGGCGCTGCACCCCAGTACTGGGCTGCCCGTATCCGGCGAGGTGGTGGCCAATTCGGGGTTGAAGGAATTTGGCCGTGGGGTTTTCCTGGCGGTGTCTTCGCCCACGGCGATCCTGTGGTTCGCGGCAGTGGGCGGCACGCTGATTTCGCGTTCCGGTGGCGGCGGCGGGATGAGCGCGGGGTTGTTCCTGGCCGGGTTCTTTTGCGCCGGGGTGCTGTGGTGCGTGTTCATTTGCACGGCGGCCAGCCAAGGCGGCAAGTTGCTGGGCAATCGCCTGCTGAAATACTCGTACATGGCCTCGGCGGCGATCTTCTGTTACTTCGCGGTGTACGTGATCATGTCCGGCTATCGGGAATTCATCGTGCAAGGCTCGCAGGCGATGGCTGTTCTGTAATAGGTGATATACCTATAGGACATCCATCACGCGGAGGGCACGTCCATGAAAGGTATGGATGCAAAAAAGGCCGGCAAGAAGAAGCCGACTCGTACAGCCGAAGAGAAACGCAAAGAGAAGCACGTCAAGAAAGTGAATGTCGGAACCCTTGGCGAGCATTGATTTGATGCTGTGATTGTTATCCCCCTCACCCCAGCCCTCTCCCTCAAGGAGAGGGGTCTTTCTTGTAGCGTTTATATAATTTGCTTAAACCCGCCCGGGTAAGGGTGGTGCGCCGCCGCATAGACCTGAGGCGTCACCCCCATCACCTTGCGAAACGCATTGATGAAATGACTTTGGTCGTAAAACCCCAGCTCATCGGCGATATCCACTGCCGGCTGGCGCTTGCGCAGCCGTTGGCGCGCTTCGATCAGGCGCAGTTGCATCAGGTACTGCAAGGGCGCAAGCCCGGTGGCTTTCTTGAAGCAGCGTACAAAGTGGTATTTGCTCAGGCCCACGGCGGCCGCCACCTCGTCCAACTCCACTTTCTGGCCCAGATGCGCGCGCAGATAATGCGTGGCCTGGCGCATGGCGAGCGCATGCTCCCCGGCGGCCGTGGTGGCCGGTTCCAGTAATTGGCCCAGCAAACCCAGCAACGCCTCCTCCTGCTCGGCCACGCGCCCCGGTGCTACCTGGGCAAACTCGACGATGGCGCTGTATAGCCCCTCACCCTGCAACACACCCTGGGCAAACTCCGGGCAACGGTT contains:
- a CDS encoding trans-sulfuration enzyme family protein; amino-acid sequence: MSKDSTLGMRTLAVHAGQTPDPTTGAVATPISTASAYSYGDFDNGERRFCGESPGYVYSRFANPTVAVFEAKMAALEGGESAVGFTSGMSAICSTVMALVSAGDEVIHVGTLYGGTEGVMRNLLPRFGVRSLHVATAAQLQAAITPNTRLIFTETPDNPMLGIVDLQAVAQVAKAAKILTVADNTFATPCLTRPLEWGIDVVVHSATKFIGGHGDATGGVAIGSKVLMEKVRTVGLKQFGGCLSPFEAMMLIRGLKTLPLRVEAASISAERIARLLAAHPAIDRVFYPGLESHAGHAVAKRQMSRFGGLMSFELKGGRAAARTFLDRLALVTQAVSLGDTDSLACHPASTTHSAVAADIRLQYGVTEGLVRLSVGIEDVQDLENDIRQALAAIV
- a CDS encoding NAD(P)H-dependent flavin oxidoreductase → MNDALQTLGIGTPIIQAPMAGTATPAMAAGVSNAGGLGSISIAAVNAEAGRAMIGELRSLTDAPFNVNVFCQVPSTPNAAIEQAWLKHLHPWFAELGAATPGSLHDIYSSLYNDEAQLQVLLQERPAVVSLHLGLPPQACIDALKAAGIVLLASATSLEEGLRVQAAGIDMVVAQGFEAGGHRGIFDTQAVDQQLTTHQLVSLLVQHLDVPVIAAGGLMDGQDVAGVLALGACAAQLGTAFVLCPESAANAGYRQMLASPRASETRLTTVISGRPARGIVNRFIQEVGAPGHPPVPGFGIAYNAGKKLIEAASKAGTPEFAAHWAGTGATRARSLPAGELVQVLHDEYLAARSTL
- a CDS encoding LysE family translocator; amino-acid sequence: MQFTSGFLLSLSLCLDIGVANIAMITLAMQRGYLQGFWLGLGTCFGDLFYAILALAGMTVLLQYEWVRWVLWIGGSVLLVYFALKMILTALHPSTGLPVSGEVVANSGLKEFGRGVFLAVSSPTAILWFAAVGGTLISRSGGGGGMSAGLFLAGFFCAGVLWCVFICTAASQGGKLLGNRLLKYSYMASAAIFCYFAVYVIMSGYREFIVQGSQAMAVL
- a CDS encoding helix-turn-helix transcriptional regulator: MALITEQWLAGTVVESSWVRAQAASFPRHTHDEYVLSANLAGHERIWLDGQTLDVPPGSVTLYNPMAVQGSEFGPLGVEYISLHLDAEAVRRVIVDNHLPGPNRCPEFAQGVLQGEGLYSAIVEFAQVAPGRVAEQEEALLGLLGQLLEPATTAAGEHALAMRQATHYLRAHLGQKVELDEVAAAVGLSKYHFVRCFKKATGLAPLQYLMQLRLIEARQRLRKRQPAVDIADELGFYDQSHFINAFRKVMGVTPQVYAAAHHPYPGGFKQII